From Cellulomonas dongxiuzhuiae, the proteins below share one genomic window:
- a CDS encoding type 1 periplasmic-binding domain-containing protein, which yields MTPVRDVVAVVVPVTGPRAAWGALVPPEVAGDDGVRLLDDRADPARSADLAAELARDTHVHAVVGHFSSLGARRALESYGRSGAVRVSLPLASAPDVTVHHQDRRVGVVAPMPSDREQVAAVRRHVAEQGGDAVAVVLSEHGALPRLWTEAGGRVVTPAEAAAGSEEHVVVLGELDATRAAWPTLSALVRAGRRVVLSDDAWVGAAELAHDAGGVGVDVVTTQPDPGAIVRAACEHARASLRAGRGASGFADSWSLPPARWVVTDAAGACG from the coding sequence GTGACCCCGGTGCGGGACGTCGTCGCCGTTGTCGTGCCCGTCACCGGGCCCCGCGCCGCCTGGGGAGCGCTCGTCCCCCCGGAGGTCGCGGGCGACGACGGCGTCCGGCTCCTCGACGACCGTGCCGATCCCGCCCGGTCCGCGGACCTGGCCGCCGAGCTCGCGCGGGACACGCACGTGCACGCCGTCGTCGGCCACTTCAGCAGCCTGGGGGCGCGGCGCGCCCTGGAGTCGTACGGCCGGTCGGGCGCGGTGCGGGTCAGCCTGCCGCTGGCGTCCGCACCCGACGTGACGGTCCACCACCAGGACCGTCGGGTCGGTGTCGTGGCGCCCATGCCGTCGGACCGCGAGCAGGTGGCGGCCGTGCGCCGGCACGTCGCCGAGCAAGGGGGCGACGCGGTCGCCGTGGTGCTCTCGGAGCACGGCGCGCTGCCGCGGCTGTGGACGGAGGCCGGTGGGCGCGTCGTCACGCCCGCCGAGGCGGCGGCCGGGTCCGAGGAGCACGTGGTGGTCCTCGGCGAGCTCGACGCCACGCGTGCCGCGTGGCCGACGCTCTCCGCGCTCGTGCGAGCGGGGCGCCGCGTGGTGCTGAGCGACGACGCCTGGGTCGGGGCGGCCGAGCTGGCCCACGACGCCGGGGGCGTCGGCGTCGACGTCGTGACGACGCAGCCCGACCCGGGCGCGATCGTGCGCGCCGCGTGCGAGCACGCCCGCGCGAGCCTGCGTGCGGGGCGTGGCGCGTCCGGCTTCGCGGACTCGTGGTCGCTGCCGCCCGCCCGCTGGGTCGTCACCGACGCGGCAGGTGCCTGTGGCTGA
- a CDS encoding class I tRNA ligase family protein, whose amino-acid sequence MTTWLTCTPPTPNGPLHVGHMSGPYIAADVLRRALAAQGEDVRLTTGMDDNQSYVPRRAWADGSDPVEVTDRYTRSITTTWRDAGVDFDTVVLPRGEDYDARVRAMFRALVDVGAVVPRAMQLPYCEDCSRWLYEAYLNGACPHCGSGTNGNACEQCCRPNACHDVVDPSCIRCGSPATIRPVTLLVLPLEPMRDDLTKYWDSVDMPPRLRAVCDAMAADGLPEILVAHPSDWGVSVPVEGYEDHRIYVWLEMAEGYAVERPTAPDGDVVGRPVQFFGIDNGYFHAVLFPAVNLALGRHELLAERFVVNEFFLLNGQKFSTSRQHAVWAEEFLPVAGRDLLRLHCMLRRPATRQTDFTLQDLARTEAVMDSWQRTFAQTVRLVGATSEPAAADPAPADVRRHARHAARAVDDIRAGLTLDGFDPAAAAAGLVELGERVARLADEVAATAPGTSARAAAVAVLRETAEQFADVAAPVVPDGAARLLAALRSGEVPRTKLFGLGA is encoded by the coding sequence GTGACCACGTGGCTGACGTGCACGCCGCCGACCCCGAACGGACCCCTGCACGTGGGTCACATGTCGGGGCCGTACATCGCCGCCGACGTCCTGCGCCGTGCGCTCGCGGCACAGGGCGAGGACGTGCGCCTGACCACGGGGATGGATGACAACCAGAGCTACGTCCCGCGCCGAGCGTGGGCCGACGGCAGCGACCCCGTGGAGGTCACCGACCGGTATACGCGGTCCATCACGACGACGTGGCGTGACGCCGGCGTCGACTTCGACACCGTCGTGCTGCCCCGCGGCGAGGACTACGACGCGCGTGTGCGGGCGATGTTCCGCGCGCTGGTCGACGTCGGTGCGGTCGTCCCCCGCGCGATGCAGCTGCCCTACTGCGAGGACTGCTCGCGGTGGCTGTACGAGGCCTACCTCAACGGCGCGTGCCCGCACTGCGGGTCGGGCACCAACGGCAACGCGTGCGAGCAGTGCTGCCGCCCCAACGCGTGCCACGACGTGGTCGACCCGTCCTGCATCCGCTGCGGGTCGCCCGCCACGATCCGGCCCGTGACGCTCCTGGTGCTGCCGCTCGAGCCGATGCGCGACGACCTCACGAAGTACTGGGACTCGGTCGACATGCCGCCGCGCCTGCGGGCCGTGTGCGACGCGATGGCGGCCGACGGCCTCCCCGAGATCCTCGTGGCGCACCCCAGCGACTGGGGCGTGAGCGTCCCGGTCGAGGGCTACGAGGACCACCGGATCTACGTGTGGCTCGAGATGGCCGAGGGCTACGCGGTGGAGCGGCCCACCGCCCCCGACGGTGACGTGGTCGGGCGTCCGGTGCAGTTCTTCGGTATCGACAACGGTTACTTCCACGCCGTGCTGTTCCCGGCCGTGAACCTGGCTCTCGGGAGGCACGAGCTCCTCGCCGAGCGCTTCGTGGTCAACGAGTTCTTCCTGCTCAACGGGCAGAAGTTCTCGACCAGCCGGCAGCACGCGGTGTGGGCCGAGGAGTTCCTGCCGGTGGCGGGCCGCGACCTGCTGCGCCTGCACTGCATGCTGCGGCGCCCCGCGACGCGCCAGACGGACTTCACGCTGCAGGACCTCGCGCGTACCGAGGCCGTCATGGACTCCTGGCAGCGCACGTTCGCGCAGACCGTGCGGCTCGTCGGTGCGACGTCGGAGCCGGCCGCCGCGGACCCGGCCCCGGCGGACGTCCGGCGGCACGCGCGGCACGCGGCACGGGCCGTCGACGACATCCGGGCGGGGCTCACGCTCGACGGGTTCGACCCGGCAGCGGCCGCCGCCGGTCTGGTCGAGCTGGGCGAGCGTGTCGCGCGGCTCGCCGACGAGGTGGCCGCCACGGCCCCGGGCACGTCCGCACGCGCTGCGGCCGTCGCCGTCCTGCGCGAGACAGCCGAGCAGTTCGCCGACGTCGCGGCACCCGTCGTACCCGACGGCGCCGCACGTCTGCTGGCCGCGCTGCGGTCCGGTGAGGTCCCGCGGACCAAGCTGTTCGGTCTCGGGGCGTGA
- a CDS encoding cupin domain-containing protein: MACWLDPGTRTAPDEHNQRELVIVQDGAGTIESDGVVEPLAAGDVLLIERGHPHVLEASATGLTWLSVYWPRVEVPA, translated from the coding sequence ATGGCGTGCTGGCTGGACCCGGGCACGCGCACCGCGCCCGACGAGCACAACCAGCGTGAGCTCGTGATCGTGCAGGACGGCGCGGGCACCATCGAGTCCGACGGCGTCGTCGAGCCCCTGGCCGCTGGTGACGTCCTGCTCATCGAGCGTGGCCACCCGCACGTCCTCGAAGCGTCCGCGACCGGTCTGACGTGGCTGTCCGTGTACTGGCCGCGCGTGGAGGTCCCGGCGTGA
- a CDS encoding APC family permease, translating to MKDTGLTARRLVFLYVSSVLGAGILVVPGLTVQHAGSAAVALWVVLGIACIAIAALFADVSTHFPRASGIQEVVEAGTGRPLAIYSDVVLLVVYLVGNPAMGLASASYLAMITGAAALTTAPVQAAVAAGFMVVSVLASMLPTRVIGAVQAWSMRVAVVVILLASALALPRLEWENVTARDFPGTAGLVTAAGIAFYAYLGWENVSLLAGRVDDPQRAFRYAIRRAVPVVVVVYFVAAITFAALPPGGPALLVPALTAALPDAVRVPLVAVSLVAIVAATNAWVLGGASLFQHAATRLSPGWSTRDPRGLVPRGVLTVGYLVVLAGAGAGAFSMDHLLGWTSCLFLTVYGLAAYAFTRVRRRLTLAAATVLLLAAVMLLLERPVGLVLAIVTVIAVIAERYRHARTLHPDHPGRPDDRPERVRDDVPTRLPR from the coding sequence ATGAAGGACACCGGTCTGACCGCGCGTCGGCTCGTCTTCCTGTACGTCTCGTCGGTGCTCGGCGCCGGCATCCTCGTGGTGCCCGGCCTCACGGTGCAGCACGCGGGCAGCGCAGCCGTCGCCCTGTGGGTCGTCCTGGGTATCGCGTGCATCGCCATCGCCGCGCTCTTCGCGGACGTCTCGACCCACTTCCCCCGAGCCTCGGGCATCCAGGAGGTCGTCGAGGCCGGGACCGGCCGCCCGCTGGCCATCTACTCCGACGTCGTCCTGCTCGTCGTCTACCTCGTCGGCAACCCCGCGATGGGTCTGGCGTCGGCCAGCTACCTGGCCATGATCACGGGTGCCGCTGCCCTGACCACGGCACCCGTCCAGGCGGCCGTCGCGGCCGGGTTCATGGTCGTGTCGGTGCTCGCGAGCATGCTGCCGACGCGGGTCATCGGAGCCGTCCAGGCGTGGTCGATGCGTGTGGCCGTCGTGGTGATCCTGCTGGCGAGCGCACTGGCCCTGCCGCGCCTGGAGTGGGAGAACGTCACGGCGAGGGACTTCCCCGGGACCGCCGGGCTCGTGACCGCGGCGGGCATCGCGTTCTACGCGTACCTCGGCTGGGAGAACGTGTCGCTCCTGGCCGGGCGCGTCGACGACCCGCAGCGCGCCTTCCGGTACGCGATCCGCCGGGCCGTACCGGTCGTCGTCGTCGTCTACTTCGTCGCCGCCATCACGTTCGCCGCGCTCCCGCCGGGCGGGCCGGCGCTGCTCGTGCCCGCGCTCACCGCCGCACTGCCCGACGCGGTCCGCGTCCCCCTCGTCGCGGTCTCGCTCGTGGCCATCGTCGCGGCGACGAACGCGTGGGTGCTCGGTGGCGCGAGCCTCTTCCAGCACGCCGCCACGCGCCTGTCGCCCGGGTGGTCGACGCGCGACCCGCGTGGGCTCGTGCCACGCGGCGTCCTCACCGTCGGCTACCTCGTGGTGCTCGCGGGCGCCGGGGCGGGGGCGTTCTCGATGGACCACCTGCTCGGCTGGACCTCCTGCCTGTTCCTCACCGTGTACGGACTGGCCGCGTACGCCTTCACGCGCGTGCGGCGGCGACTGACCCTCGCCGCCGCGACGGTCCTGCTCCTGGCTGCCGTGATGCTCCTCCTGGAGCGACCCGTCGGACTCGTCCTCGCCATCGTCACCGTCATCGCCGTCATCGCAGAGAGGTACCGCCATGCCCGCACCCTTCACCCGGATCACCCGGGTCGACCGGACGACCGCCCCGAACGAGTACGGGACGACGTGCCAACGCGTCTTCCCCGGTGA
- a CDS encoding HAD-IA family hydrolase, whose translation MRFEVDAILFDIDGTLVDSTGAVVRAWEAWSAARGIDPAEVLRVCHGRRSEDTVAEFLPSDQRAAAVAELERLELADLGDVTALPATRDLLSALPEGRWAAVTSGSRALMRARLAAAGLPVPDVLVAAEDVRLGKPDPQGYLQAARALGFDIRRCLVVEDAPAGLEAGRAAGAHVLAVVTSHSSQDLCAADAVIPDLRAFTVEASASGLMISTAVGPRADPLI comes from the coding sequence ATGCGCTTTGAGGTCGACGCGATCCTGTTCGACATCGACGGGACGTTGGTGGACTCGACCGGGGCGGTCGTGCGGGCCTGGGAGGCGTGGTCGGCGGCGCGGGGGATCGACCCTGCGGAGGTTCTCCGGGTCTGTCACGGGCGCCGCTCGGAGGACACGGTGGCTGAGTTTCTTCCGAGCGACCAACGCGCCGCGGCGGTTGCCGAGCTTGAGCGCTTGGAGCTGGCCGACCTCGGTGATGTGACCGCACTCCCTGCCACGCGTGACCTGTTGTCGGCCCTTCCAGAGGGCCGGTGGGCCGCGGTGACTTCCGGGTCACGGGCGCTCATGCGTGCGCGACTGGCGGCTGCGGGGCTTCCGGTTCCTGACGTGTTGGTAGCGGCCGAAGATGTGCGGCTCGGCAAGCCCGACCCGCAGGGGTACCTTCAGGCGGCCCGGGCGCTCGGATTCGACATTCGCCGGTGCCTCGTCGTCGAAGATGCGCCAGCCGGCCTGGAGGCCGGTCGCGCCGCAGGGGCCCATGTGCTCGCGGTGGTGACATCCCATTCGTCTCAGGACCTCTGCGCTGCAGACGCGGTCATACCTGACCTCAGGGCGTTCACCGTGGAGGCTTCCGCCAGTGGCCTGATGATCAGCACGGCAGTCGGGCCTCGCGCGGACCCCTTGATCTGA